The following coding sequences lie in one Bacillus sp. BGMRC 2118 genomic window:
- the qoxA gene encoding cytochrome aa3 quinol oxidase subunit II → MKHKIGLLALFTTFLLAGCETNMVVFEPQGPVARSIMELINWSLIWMLLVVVVVFGLFIYIVWKYREKPENMDYEPPEEHGSTLLEVIWTAIPILIVIALTIPTVTTLYDLEEVPKGYEDKEEIVIHVTSADWKWIFSYPEYGIETVNYMNIPEDTPVKFKLTSASTMQSMWIPALGGQKYTMGKMETQMYLVADNPGSYLGRNTNFNGRGYADMEFEVLSQTQEDFDKWVKEVQKTAPKLTEDEYEELLKPTHLGRLTFSNTHLAWVDHADMDSKTYTNPELYRYHGYQGKTFEEEDNYKNDEKDKEVNEDKEDKKKEDEHVEDHGGDHSGH, encoded by the coding sequence ATGAAACATAAAATTGGACTACTTGCTTTATTCACTACGTTTCTCTTAGCTGGCTGCGAAACCAATATGGTGGTTTTTGAACCGCAAGGACCAGTCGCCAGAAGTATTATGGAACTGATTAACTGGTCGCTTATTTGGATGCTGCTAGTTGTCGTAGTTGTATTCGGTCTATTTATTTATATTGTATGGAAATATCGTGAAAAACCCGAAAACATGGACTACGAGCCACCAGAAGAACATGGTAGTACATTGTTAGAGGTAATTTGGACGGCCATTCCTATTCTAATTGTTATTGCCCTAACCATTCCAACGGTTACAACTTTGTATGATTTGGAAGAGGTACCTAAAGGGTATGAGGATAAAGAGGAAATTGTGATTCATGTAACGAGTGCTGACTGGAAGTGGATTTTTAGTTATCCAGAGTACGGCATTGAAACCGTAAACTATATGAATATTCCAGAGGATACTCCTGTGAAATTTAAGTTAACATCAGCAAGTACAATGCAATCAATGTGGATTCCTGCTCTAGGTGGTCAAAAGTACACGATGGGAAAAATGGAAACACAAATGTATTTAGTTGCTGATAACCCAGGATCTTATCTTGGAAGAAATACGAACTTTAATGGTCGAGGCTATGCAGATATGGAGTTTGAAGTGCTTTCTCAAACACAAGAAGATTTTGATAAGTGGGTAAAGGAGGTACAAAAAACGGCTCCAAAGTTGACAGAGGATGAATATGAAGAGCTTCTCAAACCAACACATCTTGGCAGACTAACGTTCTCGAATACTCACTTAGCTTGGGTAGACCATGCAGATATGGATTCCAAGACGTATACAAACCCAGAACTGTATCGTTATCACGGATATCAAGGGAAGACATTTGAAGAAGAAGATAATTATAAAAATGATGAAAAAGATAAAGAAGTAAATGAAGATAAAGAAGATAAGAAAAAAGAAGATGAGCATGTAGAGGATCATGGAGGTGACCATAGTGGACATTAA
- a CDS encoding MGMT family protein encodes MKDFTKKTIKIIRHIPTGKVMTYGQIAALAGSPRGARQVVRILHSMSKNYQLPWHRVVNAKGEIALQDEEGVYTQKLLLEREGIEFTESGRIDLDKYRYHPLVADM; translated from the coding sequence TTGAAGGACTTCACGAAGAAAACAATAAAGATCATTCGACATATTCCTACTGGAAAAGTAATGACGTATGGTCAAATTGCTGCACTTGCCGGTAGTCCAAGAGGTGCCAGGCAAGTTGTACGAATTCTTCATTCAATGAGTAAAAACTATCAATTGCCGTGGCATAGAGTCGTTAATGCAAAAGGCGAAATCGCATTGCAAGATGAAGAAGGTGTGTATACTCAGAAGCTTTTGCTAGAAAGAGAAGGCATAGAATTTACGGAAAGTGGAAGAATTGACTTAGACAAATACAGATATCATCCTTTAGTAGCTGACATGTAG
- a CDS encoding MBL fold metallo-hydrolase has product MDRSEKAWRIDFVKNLVNCKHFRIEQIGEGVYAALAKEGTGAVANAGFVDLGDKTLVFDTFNTQQAAKELKEIAEQTTGKKVSWVVNSHWHGDHIRGNQIFKDCSIISSEKTYDKMREIHPSRIQKQKDDIANLHKYIQSLEKQYKNENNENESLHKQILFLKEIALSLPTLEVTLPNYTYNDEFTFYGEKRTAKLITLGGGHSICDSFLYIPEEKVAFMGDLLFVETHPTLFEGDSSVEKWIEILTKVDCFEIKIFIPGHGPIGSKQDIQSLLHYFYDIKNSNDNDIPDRYKAWSGAKVFEQNMKLIRKLNK; this is encoded by the coding sequence ATGGATCGTTCAGAAAAAGCTTGGAGGATTGATTTCGTGAAGAATCTAGTAAACTGTAAGCATTTTAGGATAGAACAAATAGGTGAGGGAGTGTACGCAGCCCTAGCTAAAGAAGGAACTGGAGCAGTCGCTAATGCAGGATTTGTAGACTTGGGGGATAAAACACTAGTATTCGATACGTTTAATACCCAGCAAGCAGCAAAGGAGTTAAAAGAGATAGCAGAACAAACAACAGGGAAGAAAGTATCTTGGGTTGTAAATAGCCATTGGCACGGAGATCATATTAGAGGAAATCAAATCTTTAAGGATTGCTCTATCATTTCATCAGAAAAAACATATGACAAAATGAGAGAAATACATCCTTCAAGGATACAAAAGCAAAAGGATGACATTGCTAATCTTCATAAGTATATTCAATCTTTAGAAAAGCAATATAAGAATGAAAACAATGAAAACGAAAGCCTGCATAAGCAAATCTTATTTCTCAAAGAAATTGCGTTGTCACTTCCAACTTTAGAAGTTACACTTCCCAACTATACATATAATGATGAGTTTACTTTTTACGGGGAAAAGAGAACAGCAAAACTTATTACCTTAGGCGGTGGTCACTCAATATGTGATTCGTTTCTCTATATTCCGGAAGAAAAAGTTGCATTTATGGGGGATTTGTTATTTGTTGAAACACATCCTACACTTTTCGAAGGAGATTCAAGTGTAGAAAAATGGATTGAAATATTAACTAAGGTAGATTGTTTTGAAATTAAAATATTCATACCAGGACACGGACCAATTGGATCAAAACAAGATATTCAATCCTTGCTTCATTACTTTTATGATATAAAGAATAGCAACGATAATGATATTCCCGATAGATATAAGGCGTGGTCAGGCGCAAAGGTATTTGAACAAAACATGAAACTCATTCGTAAGTTGAATAAATAG
- a CDS encoding alpha/beta hydrolase, with product MKINRGISFMRKHFLKIDEKHITYYEYGKPGNTALVLLHGLAGSAIYSYAEVAPLLAEKFHVVAIDLPGHGETSPFQEERQYLFSEIAIWLNAVLENILDEPFIMIGHSWGADVALHFTKHFPSNVKGVILLDGGFTFPAFQDDMTFEKAYSGWEEYMENSTHPTIESIKEEYKTYSTRGIEELESMVESIIIRRDEAYELIASKSTVLSIIKSFFQEPFKDTYSYIQVPLLLLHATNPRELDTARKKGIAELRDKVQDVTVMKLEDTGHMLQWDRPKTVIYEIDRWIVQKKLGGLIS from the coding sequence ATGAAGATTAATAGGGGGATTTCTTTTATGAGAAAGCATTTTTTAAAAATAGATGAAAAACACATTACCTACTATGAATACGGAAAACCGGGTAATACTGCTCTCGTTTTATTACATGGATTAGCTGGAAGTGCCATCTATAGTTATGCTGAAGTAGCTCCACTATTAGCTGAAAAATTCCATGTAGTTGCGATTGATTTACCAGGTCACGGGGAAACTTCACCTTTTCAAGAAGAACGACAATATCTATTTTCAGAGATAGCCATCTGGTTAAATGCCGTGTTAGAAAACATACTAGATGAACCCTTTATCATGATTGGTCACTCATGGGGGGCAGATGTTGCACTTCATTTTACAAAGCATTTTCCTTCCAACGTTAAAGGTGTTATTTTGTTGGACGGTGGATTTACTTTTCCAGCGTTTCAAGATGATATGACATTTGAGAAAGCATACAGTGGTTGGGAAGAATATATGGAAAACTCGACTCATCCTACTATAGAAAGTATAAAAGAAGAATATAAGACCTACTCAACTAGAGGAATTGAAGAGTTGGAAAGTATGGTGGAATCAATCATTATTAGGCGAGATGAAGCGTATGAATTAATTGCTTCAAAGAGTACGGTTTTATCAATTATTAAGTCATTTTTCCAAGAGCCGTTCAAGGACACCTATTCATATATTCAAGTACCTTTATTATTGCTTCATGCAACAAATCCTCGTGAGTTGGATACTGCAAGGAAAAAGGGAATAGCAGAACTGCGTGATAAAGTGCAGGATGTTACAGTGATGAAATTGGAAGATACCGGGCATATGCTTCAATGGGATCGACCGAAAACGGTAATATACGAAATTGATAGATGGATCGTTCAGAAAAAGCTTGGAGGATTGATTTCGTGA
- a CDS encoding helix-turn-helix domain-containing protein: protein MYLTVKETAEYLSVSEEYIEKLIKEKKVRAVFDGEQYLLYKDQFHTHLQQMEKYKKLVEDVLNEPIPEDIDVKDED, encoded by the coding sequence ATGTACTTAACGGTTAAGGAAACTGCTGAATATTTATCAGTATCTGAAGAATATATTGAAAAGCTAATAAAAGAGAAAAAAGTTAGAGCAGTATTTGATGGAGAGCAGTATTTACTATATAAAGATCAATTTCATACACACCTCCAGCAAATGGAGAAATACAAGAAGTTAGTAGAAGATGTGCTCAATGAGCCAATTCCTGAAGATATTGATGTAAAGGATGAAGATTAA
- a CDS encoding ammonium transporter translates to MESSFLLNSLWVMLSAILVIFMLGGFILLEAGSTRMKNAGHIAGKTIFTFGLSSLVFWAVGYAFIFGSNGNLFVGLSDFFYSGYDIEALSLSGPVFFLFQLAFAGISITIALGGFAERAKLSVYVLFTLLFAALVYPVIAHWIWGGGWLAEHGKQDFAGSTVVHLTGAMAAFAATILLKPRIGKYNKDGSTNNIYGHNQVYTALGVLILWIGWFGFNAGSTVSVDNGFFGFVALNTNLAAGAGAVAALIISWLVLGKSDVPTLLNGALAGLVAITASCAFVDTWAAVVIGFIAGILVFYSARFFEKRKIDDPIYALSVHGTAGVWGTLSTGFFATPELATVGLPGLFYGGGFEQLGVQALGVVTSGGYAFAVSFILLVACKYLLKGLRVTEEEEIMGLDVSEHGSYGYPEVFLSSIEDKVSS, encoded by the coding sequence ATGGAGAGTTCATTTTTATTAAACAGCCTTTGGGTCATGCTAAGTGCTATTTTAGTAATTTTTATGTTAGGTGGTTTCATCCTTCTGGAAGCTGGTTCGACTCGGATGAAAAACGCGGGACATATTGCAGGAAAAACAATCTTCACATTTGGATTATCTTCTCTTGTGTTTTGGGCTGTTGGATATGCTTTTATCTTTGGGAGCAATGGTAACCTTTTTGTCGGACTGTCTGACTTCTTCTATTCTGGTTATGATATCGAGGCACTAAGTTTATCTGGCCCTGTTTTCTTCTTATTTCAGTTAGCTTTTGCCGGAATATCAATTACAATTGCACTTGGGGGATTCGCAGAGCGTGCGAAGCTTTCCGTTTATGTACTATTTACCTTATTATTTGCTGCGCTTGTCTACCCGGTCATCGCACATTGGATCTGGGGAGGAGGCTGGCTTGCGGAACATGGAAAACAAGACTTTGCCGGATCGACTGTGGTTCATTTAACAGGGGCTATGGCAGCATTTGCAGCCACCATTCTGTTAAAACCTCGTATCGGAAAATATAACAAAGACGGCTCGACGAATAACATCTATGGACATAACCAAGTTTATACCGCACTTGGCGTACTCATTCTTTGGATCGGCTGGTTCGGATTTAATGCAGGCAGCACAGTATCAGTTGACAACGGCTTCTTTGGATTTGTCGCCCTAAACACAAACCTGGCAGCAGGTGCAGGAGCAGTTGCAGCACTTATTATCTCTTGGCTAGTATTAGGAAAATCAGATGTACCCACTTTACTAAATGGAGCATTAGCAGGGCTCGTCGCCATCACAGCATCTTGTGCATTTGTTGACACATGGGCAGCTGTTGTAATTGGTTTCATTGCTGGTATACTCGTATTTTATAGTGCTCGTTTCTTTGAAAAGCGAAAAATTGATGACCCAATCTATGCACTATCTGTCCATGGTACAGCTGGCGTTTGGGGTACCCTTTCTACAGGTTTCTTCGCAACTCCAGAACTCGCAACAGTTGGATTACCCGGCTTATTTTACGGTGGAGGATTTGAACAGCTTGGCGTTCAAGCTTTAGGAGTCGTTACTTCAGGTGGATATGCCTTCGCAGTATCTTTCATTTTATTAGTAGCTTGCAAGTATCTATTAAAAGGACTTCGCGTCACAGAGGAAGAGGAGATTATGGGATTAGACGTGAGCGAGCACGGCAGTTATGGCTATCCGGAGGTTTTTTTATCCTCAATAGAAGACAAAGTGAGTTCTTAA
- a CDS encoding M20/M25/M40 family metallo-hydrolase, protein MLSCKEEVSSLTKQLVNIESIVNTDGEKNISRELYRLISSYPYFTKNPNHVSLTQTKNDSKERYNVLAFVKGTKGNSSNTVLLIGHMDTVGIDDFNQLSPFATRPDELVEEFKKEVLSPLVREHAESGEWMFGRGSLDMKSGLASNIYLLKYYSEHPDELDGNLVFVSECDEEDSSNGILSALKDLKAWKEEHNFNYIGAINSDFVSPRYEGDENRYIYKGTVGKLLPSFFITGAETHVGSCFEGLDPNFLAAELTRHIDYNPDLCDEALGEIPAPPVSLKQMDLKPSYTVQTALSAYVYYNFFVHSWSPKEVLERLKVEATIAFQNALDLYTERYKKFCKMSGEPYKETIWTPRVFTFEEMNNVIVTEHGEAYLSHINTFKKELLLDDSLDVRMYAARVVEEAWKWMPDKSPAMIVFYSSVYSPRIALSGENENERNLISALDEAVEAVQPEYEHPIVVRNFFPYISDMSFVALNDDEEGITAITENNPSWGTKHYVEFQDIRDINVPIINIGPYGYDAHKKYERLEKKFSLEIVPNLTNEVIRRLIG, encoded by the coding sequence ATGTTATCGTGCAAGGAAGAAGTCTCATCATTAACAAAGCAATTGGTGAATATTGAAAGCATTGTGAATACGGACGGAGAAAAGAACATTAGCAGAGAGTTATACCGGTTAATTTCTTCATATCCCTACTTTACAAAAAATCCAAATCACGTTAGCCTGACACAAACAAAAAATGATTCAAAAGAACGTTATAATGTACTCGCTTTTGTCAAAGGGACAAAGGGAAATTCGAGTAATACAGTCCTTTTAATTGGCCATATGGACACCGTTGGAATTGATGATTTTAACCAGTTATCACCTTTTGCTACACGTCCGGATGAACTAGTTGAAGAGTTTAAGAAGGAAGTACTTTCTCCACTTGTTCGTGAACATGCAGAGTCTGGTGAGTGGATGTTCGGCCGCGGTTCCTTAGATATGAAGAGCGGATTAGCTAGTAATATATATCTACTTAAATACTATTCAGAACATCCGGATGAACTGGATGGTAATCTCGTATTCGTTTCGGAATGTGATGAAGAAGATAGTTCAAATGGTATCCTTTCTGCTTTAAAAGATTTAAAAGCATGGAAAGAGGAGCACAACTTTAACTATATTGGAGCTATTAATTCTGACTTTGTTTCCCCGCGCTATGAAGGAGATGAAAACCGTTACATATATAAAGGAACTGTTGGTAAGCTTCTGCCATCCTTCTTTATCACTGGAGCTGAAACACATGTAGGATCTTGCTTTGAGGGTCTTGATCCGAACTTCCTGGCAGCAGAACTAACTAGACATATTGATTATAATCCTGATTTATGTGACGAGGCACTCGGAGAAATACCGGCACCACCTGTTTCATTAAAGCAAATGGATTTAAAACCATCGTATACAGTCCAAACCGCCTTATCGGCATATGTGTACTACAACTTTTTTGTTCATTCTTGGTCTCCAAAAGAAGTACTTGAACGTTTAAAGGTTGAAGCAACGATTGCGTTTCAAAATGCTTTGGACCTTTATACCGAAAGATATAAAAAGTTTTGTAAAATGAGTGGGGAGCCTTATAAAGAAACGATTTGGACACCGCGAGTATTTACTTTTGAAGAAATGAATAACGTAATCGTAACAGAGCATGGCGAAGCCTATTTATCTCATATCAATACGTTCAAAAAGGAACTATTATTAGATGACAGCCTAGATGTACGTATGTATGCTGCTAGAGTCGTGGAGGAAGCCTGGAAGTGGATGCCGGACAAGAGTCCAGCCATGATTGTATTTTATTCTTCTGTTTACTCTCCTCGCATTGCACTATCAGGAGAGAACGAGAATGAGCGTAACTTAATTTCTGCACTCGATGAAGCTGTTGAGGCCGTACAGCCCGAGTATGAGCACCCAATTGTGGTTCGAAACTTCTTCCCCTATATATCTGATATGAGCTTTGTGGCGTTAAATGATGACGAAGAAGGCATCACAGCTATTACCGAAAATAATCCGAGCTGGGGAACAAAGCATTATGTCGAGTTCCAGGATATTCGGGATATAAATGTACCCATTATTAATATCGGACCTTATGGGTATGATGCTCATAAGAAATATGAAAGACTAGAGAAAAAATTCTCACTAGAAATCGTGCCGAATCTTACAAATGAAGTCATTCGTCGTTTGATTGGATAG
- a CDS encoding Gfo/Idh/MocA family oxidoreductase: MIRFGIIGTNWITDRLLEAAKSVEGFRLTAVYSRSKQTGQEFADKYGAAFVYTDIQELAKSDHVDAVYIASPNSFHHHQAITLMKAGKHILCEKPLASNSREVREMVDAAKKNNVVLMEAMKTTLLPSIQAVQENLHKIGKVRKYFATYCKYSSRYDSYKQGTILNAFNPIYSNGSLMDLGVYGISPMVLLFGKPTKVKATATILDSGVDGAGSVLASYDDMEGTILHSKISDSYIPSEIQGENGSILIDAISEPEKIEVRYKDGRVESVPFKQEFLPMYYEVKEFINLITHGQLESEINSHERAIITAEIVEEARKQIGVVYPADQ; this comes from the coding sequence ATGATCAGATTCGGTATTATCGGGACAAATTGGATAACAGATCGATTATTGGAAGCAGCAAAGTCCGTTGAAGGCTTTCGGTTAACAGCAGTATATTCAAGGAGCAAACAAACAGGTCAGGAATTTGCAGATAAATACGGTGCTGCATTTGTTTATACAGATATTCAAGAACTAGCAAAAAGTGATCATGTTGATGCGGTATACATTGCTAGCCCGAACTCATTTCACCATCACCAAGCGATAACGTTAATGAAGGCAGGTAAGCATATACTATGTGAAAAACCACTTGCCTCAAACTCTCGTGAGGTAAGAGAGATGGTAGATGCTGCAAAGAAAAATAATGTCGTTCTGATGGAAGCGATGAAAACCACATTACTGCCAAGCATACAGGCAGTGCAGGAGAATTTACATAAAATCGGGAAAGTACGTAAATATTTTGCAACCTACTGCAAGTACTCTTCAAGATATGATTCTTATAAACAAGGTACTATTTTAAATGCGTTTAATCCCATTTATTCCAATGGATCATTAATGGATTTAGGTGTGTATGGGATTTCACCTATGGTTTTATTATTCGGTAAGCCTACTAAAGTGAAAGCTACTGCAACAATACTAGATTCAGGTGTAGATGGGGCAGGTAGTGTACTAGCTTCTTACGATGACATGGAGGGTACCATCCTTCATTCGAAAATCTCAGACTCATACATCCCCTCTGAAATTCAAGGGGAAAATGGAAGTATTTTAATAGATGCCATTTCTGAACCAGAGAAAATAGAAGTGCGTTATAAAGATGGTAGAGTGGAATCTGTTCCGTTTAAACAAGAGTTCCTACCAATGTATTACGAGGTAAAAGAATTCATAAATTTAATAACGCACGGACAGCTGGAATCTGAAATCAATTCACATGAACGTGCAATAATAACAGCTGAAATCGTTGAAGAGGCACGAAAGCAAATAGGGGTTGTCTACCCGGCAGATCAATAA
- a CDS encoding response regulator transcription factor — translation MIRIVIAEDQKMLLGALAALIDLEDDMEVVGRAGNGEEAVKLVKQHNPDVCIMDIEMPGSSGLDAAEQLKGLDCKVIILTTFARAGYFDRAVKAGVDGYLLKDSPSEELSSSIRSVVSGRRIYASELVDEAYNTNSENPLTDRESEVLVLMADGKSTKEIAGQLFLTTGTVRNYISAILDKLEVSNRIEAITRFKEKGWFK, via the coding sequence ATGATTAGAATTGTCATCGCAGAGGATCAAAAAATGCTATTAGGTGCACTTGCTGCTCTCATCGATTTAGAGGACGATATGGAAGTAGTGGGAAGAGCGGGAAACGGGGAAGAGGCCGTCAAACTTGTGAAGCAGCATAATCCGGATGTATGTATAATGGACATTGAAATGCCAGGTTCAAGTGGTTTAGATGCTGCAGAGCAACTAAAAGGACTAGATTGCAAGGTTATTATTTTAACAACTTTTGCGAGAGCAGGATACTTTGACCGAGCTGTAAAGGCTGGTGTCGACGGATACTTACTTAAAGACAGTCCTAGTGAAGAACTGTCCAGCTCTATACGAAGCGTAGTATCCGGAAGACGTATTTATGCTTCTGAACTCGTAGACGAGGCTTATAATACTAATAGCGAAAACCCATTAACTGATCGTGAAAGCGAAGTACTGGTCTTAATGGCAGACGGAAAAAGTACAAAAGAAATTGCAGGCCAACTGTTTCTTACAACAGGGACTGTCCGAAACTATATATCAGCCATTCTCGATAAATTGGAAGTCAGCAATCGAATTGAAGCGATCACAAGATTTAAAGAAAAAGGCTGGTTCAAATGA
- a CDS encoding sensor histidine kinase — MKKIYQMFLKNTGLNPYVWVVFYILPFYFIFKSHSPFQTAIGITMIVVFFVSYVLSFISRGWLVYFWTSIQIAISLGMSLLYGYIYFSLFLAFFIGNLRNKVAFITLYTIHLLSTIFTINYGFITKNPVFITQLPFVFLSLIAVILLPVSTYNKNKEDKLQGQLEDANKRIEELVKLEERQRIARDLHDTLGQKLSLIGLKSDLARRLVAKDPGRAQVELRDVQQTARIALKEVRELVTEMRGTKLEDEIFRIEQILQVAQINFKLIGNSHLFNTSLIAENVVSMCIKEAVNNVVKHSQASTCIITIEQLETELIVSIEDNGIGIKDIENTRGNGLQGMKERLEFVNGSLDIQSQEGTKLMIKVPNIFKQLDQEVGV; from the coding sequence GTGAAAAAGATTTATCAGATGTTCCTTAAAAATACGGGATTAAATCCGTATGTATGGGTTGTCTTCTATATCCTTCCTTTTTACTTTATTTTTAAATCGCATTCTCCATTTCAAACGGCAATCGGGATCACGATGATTGTCGTCTTTTTTGTTAGCTATGTTCTCTCCTTTATTTCTAGAGGGTGGCTCGTTTATTTCTGGACGAGTATACAAATTGCCATCTCTCTTGGAATGAGTCTATTATATGGGTATATATATTTCTCCCTATTTTTAGCATTTTTCATAGGAAACTTAAGAAATAAAGTTGCCTTTATAACGTTATATACCATTCACTTACTTAGTACAATTTTTACGATAAACTATGGATTCATTACGAAAAACCCTGTGTTTATCACACAACTTCCTTTTGTATTTTTAAGTTTGATTGCGGTAATCCTCCTTCCTGTAAGCACGTATAATAAAAATAAAGAAGATAAGCTTCAAGGACAGTTAGAGGATGCGAATAAGCGTATTGAGGAACTTGTGAAATTAGAGGAACGACAAAGAATTGCTCGAGACCTGCATGATACGTTAGGTCAAAAGCTGTCATTGATTGGGTTGAAAAGCGATTTAGCTCGAAGATTGGTTGCGAAAGACCCGGGCCGGGCACAAGTAGAATTACGAGATGTACAGCAAACTGCCAGAATTGCCTTAAAGGAAGTTCGGGAATTAGTGACCGAAATGAGAGGTACAAAACTGGAGGATGAAATTTTTCGCATTGAGCAAATCCTGCAGGTTGCCCAAATAAACTTCAAACTTATAGGTAATTCTCACTTGTTCAACACCTCTTTAATCGCGGAAAATGTTGTGAGCATGTGTATAAAAGAGGCAGTGAATAATGTGGTTAAACATAGCCAGGCATCTACTTGTATCATTACGATTGAACAACTTGAAACAGAACTTATTGTGAGTATAGAAGATAACGGTATTGGTATAAAGGACATTGAGAATACAAGAGGCAATGGCTTACAAGGGATGAAGGAACGACTCGAGTTTGTGAATGGAAGTTTGGACATTCAATCACAAGAAGGAACAAAATTGATGATAAAAGTTCCTAATATATTCAAGCAATTAGATCAGGAGGTGGGAGTATGA
- a CDS encoding fatty acid desaturase: MSNANISKLKKDVAPYEQTDTKASILQMVNTIGPLLLLWYGAYLSLSVSYWLTLVIAIVASGFMVRTFIIFHDCCHGSFFKSKRANDIVGTLTGVLTIVPYEQWKRSHSIHHATSSNLDKRGIGDMWILTVEEYEAAPIWTKIYYRIYRNPVIMFGVGPIAVFLLQYRFNTKNARKKEKINTYITNLSIVVLYALLCWAVGWQAFLLIQTPIFFVSGLLGIWLFYVQHQFEDSYFEHEDEWSYVQAAVEGSSYYKLPKVLQWITGNIGFHHVHHLSPRVPNYNLEKAHNATPPLQKATTITLSTSLKSLRFRLWDEEKKSFISFKEMKHSKENEHSLSTQLKAKRTNPKPSLEGK; this comes from the coding sequence ATGAGTAATGCAAATATCTCAAAGCTAAAAAAAGATGTCGCACCATATGAACAAACAGATACAAAGGCTAGTATTTTGCAGATGGTTAACACAATTGGGCCATTATTACTTTTATGGTATGGGGCGTACTTAAGTCTATCGGTTTCTTATTGGCTAACGTTAGTCATTGCCATTGTCGCATCAGGTTTCATGGTACGTACGTTCATCATATTTCATGATTGTTGTCATGGGTCTTTCTTTAAGAGTAAACGTGCCAATGATATCGTAGGTACACTAACAGGTGTTTTAACCATTGTCCCTTATGAGCAGTGGAAGAGAAGTCATTCCATACACCATGCAACGAGCAGTAATCTTGATAAGCGTGGAATCGGTGATATGTGGATTCTTACGGTTGAAGAGTATGAAGCTGCGCCAATTTGGACAAAGATTTATTATCGAATCTATCGAAATCCGGTTATTATGTTTGGCGTAGGTCCGATTGCAGTGTTTCTATTGCAGTATCGTTTTAATACGAAGAATGCAAGAAAAAAGGAAAAAATCAATACGTACATTACCAACCTATCAATTGTTGTATTATATGCTTTATTATGCTGGGCAGTCGGCTGGCAGGCATTTCTATTGATTCAAACACCGATATTCTTTGTTTCAGGTCTTCTTGGAATTTGGCTGTTTTATGTACAGCACCAGTTCGAGGATTCTTACTTTGAACATGAAGATGAGTGGAGCTACGTACAAGCAGCTGTTGAAGGAAGTTCTTATTACAAATTACCAAAAGTGCTACAATGGATAACAGGGAATATTGGTTTTCATCATGTACACCATTTAAGTCCTAGAGTACCAAACTATAATTTAGAAAAGGCGCATAACGCAACACCGCCTCTTCAAAAAGCAACAACAATTACCCTATCAACGAGTTTGAAATCGTTACGTTTCCGATTATGGGATGAAGAGAAGAAGTCGTTTATTAGCTTTAAAGAAATGAAACACTCAAAAGAAAATGAACATTCTCTCTCTACTCAATTAAAGGCGAAAAGAACGAATCCAAAGCCTAGTTTGGAAGGGAAATAA